In a single window of the Entelurus aequoreus isolate RoL-2023_Sb linkage group LG16, RoL_Eaeq_v1.1, whole genome shotgun sequence genome:
- the LOC133631220 gene encoding protein FEV, whose amino-acid sequence MLGKTYISPTSLFRRENLYHPYKPVSQGNLRNRLVSGPSLHPHHSPPPSSSSAAPPKVDPAVSMQCGSSVGHFSSPYWTRTVLFPDWAYKPSWSPGSRQVQLWHFLLELLRRGEGGAIGWGSEWGEFVIRDPERLARLWGERKGKPHMNYDKLSRALRYYYNKRILHKTKGKRFTYKFNFTKLILVNYAAHLPPPCHQLLHSNQCGLPLGGTTASAMDRAVQDRPHPLFLPCCLPNPIPSPQLLHAPSPFNLGGACRPPGLHPMASLALHANAKGHVVEWDADRLTWRLLGGRQQGEEERL is encoded by the exons atgttag ggaaaACCTATATCagccctacaagcctgttccgcAGGGAAaacctatatcatccctacaagcctgtttcgcagggaaaCCTGCGGAACAGGCTTGTTAG CGGACCATCTCTTCATCCTCATCATAGTCCTCCTCCATCGTCATCCTCCGCTGCTCCTCCCAAG GTTGACCCTGCAGTGTCT ATGCAGTGCGGCTCCTCAGTCGGACATTTTTCATCGCCTTACTGGACCagga CAGTGTTGTTCCCAGACTGGGCCTACAAGCCATCCTGGTCTCCGGGCTCCAGGCAGGTCCAGCTGTGGCACTTCCTGTTAGAGCTGCTGCGCCGCGGCGAGGGCGGAGCCATCGGTTGGGGCAGCGAGTGGGGCGAGTTCGTCATCCGCGACCCCGAGAGACTGGCCAGGCTGTGGGGGGAGAGGAAGGGCAAACCCCACATGAACTACGACAAGCTGAGTCGCGCCCTCAG atattaCTACAACAAGCGCATCCTGCACAAGACCAAAGGCAAGAGGTTCACGTACAAGTTCAACTTCACCAAACTCATCCTGGTCAACTACGCGGCTCACCTGCCTCCACCTTGTCATCAG CTGCTCCACAGCAACCAGTGTGGTCTTCCTCTGGGTGGGACCACAGCATCAGCCATGGACAGAG CGGTCCAGGACCGGCCTCACCCCCTCTTCCTCCCGTGCTGCCTCCCCAACCCCATTCCATCGCCGCAGCTTCTCCACGCCCCCTCACCCTTCAACTTAGGAGGAGCCTGCAGGCCCCCCGGCTTGCACCCTATGGCCTCCTTGGCCCTCCACGCCAACGCCAAAGGTCACGTGGTGGAGTGGGACGCGGACCGACTCACTTGGAGGCTGCTTGGCGGAAGACAGCAAGGCGAGGAGGAAAGGCTATGA